Proteins found in one Oreochromis niloticus isolate F11D_XX linkage group LG22, O_niloticus_UMD_NMBU, whole genome shotgun sequence genomic segment:
- the LOC109196499 gene encoding CD209 antigen-like protein E encodes MIKQSHSTIPTTTPQLPDKTMNDPCYKCEDGWKQHGGKCYYFSSNSSSWNESRTECRTKGGDLVKIDSEEDQNFLRKNVEQDIFFWIGLTDFAEEGRWLWVDGSPLNESLTFWLPGEPNNEPGEDPDGEDCVLMVHVGIVFWFDFTCKITFRSICEKAAVAVCV; translated from the exons ATGA TAAAACAATCACACAGCACGATACCGACTACAACCCCACAACTTCCTGATAAAACTATGA ATGATCCATGTTATAAATGTGAAGATGGCTGGAAGCAACATGGAGGAAAGTGCTATTACTTCTCCAGCAATTCCTCCTCCTGGAATGAGAGCAGAACTGAATGTAGGACTAAAGGAGGAGACCTGGTTAAGATAGACAGCGAAGAAGACCAG AATTTCTTGAGGAAAAATGTTGAACAAGATATCTTTTTCTGGATCGGACTGACAGACTTCGCAGAAGAGGGCAGATGGTTGTGGGTGGATGGCTCCCCACTAAATGAAAG CTTGACATTTTGGTTACCTGGAGAGCCAAATAATGAGCCCGGGGAAGATCCTGATGGAGAGGACTGTGTGTTGATGGTGCACGTGGGGATAGTGTTTTGGTTTGATTTTACCTGTAAAATAACTTTTAGAAGTATTTGTGAGAAAGCagctgtggctgtgtgtgtctaa